In Streptomyces pluripotens, the genomic window CGCAGAAGGAGAACCACTTCCGCTCCCTGGTGCAGGGCTCCAGTGACGTCATCATGATTGCAGCACCGAACGGCATCCTCCGGTACGTCTCCCCGGCCGCTGCCGGGGTCTACGGCCGGTCCGCCGAGGAACTGGTGGGCACCGAACTGGCCGCGCTCATCCACCCGGAGGATCTGGGCTGTGTGGTGCACGAGGTGCGCCGCTTCCTCGCTGCCAATCCACTGGACGAGCCCACCACCCGCATCGAGTGCCGGTTCCGCTCCGGCGCCGGTGGCTGGCTCAACGTCGAGTCCACCGTCAACCGGCACCATGGCGGGCTCATCTTCAACAGCCGCGACGTGACCGAAAGAGTGCGACTGCAGGCGCAGTTGCAGCACAACGCCGAACACGACCCACTGACCGACCTGCCCAACCGCGCGCTGTTCACCCGGCGCGTGCAGCAGGCTCTGTCCGGCCGCCGTGCCACCGACCGGGGTGCCGCCCTGCGGGGTACGGCCGTGCTCTTCATCGACCTGGACGGCTTCAAGGCCGTCAATGACACGATCGGGCACCAGGCCGGGGACGAACTGCTGGTCCAGGCCGCCCGCAGGCTCCAGGACGCGGTCCGGCAGGGCGACACCGCGTCCCGGCTGGGCGGCGACGAGTTCGCGGCGCTGATCGCCGGGGACGGCACCCGCGATCGTGCCGCCCGGGAACGGAATATCTTGGAGCTCGCCGACCGCCTCAGGGGAACCCTGTCCCAGCCGTACGCCATCGGCGGCAACGACGTCCGGGTGAACGCCTCCATCGGTGTCGCCTTCGCCGAACCGGGCCTCGACGCCGGCGCGTTGTTGCGCAATGCCGACCTCGCGATGTACCGGGCGAAATCGGCCGGGAAGGGTCGGGTGGAGCTGTACCGGCCGCAGATGCAGCAGGACGTCGTACGCAAGGCGGAGCTGGCCACCCGGCTGCGTGCCGCGCTGCACGACGGTGAGTTCACGCTGCTGCACCAGCCGGTGGTGTGTCTGGACAGTGGCCGGATCACAGCGGTCTCGGCGCAGGCGCGGTGGCGCTCCTCCCAGGGCGTGCTGTTCACCCCGACCGAGTTCCTGCGGGTGACCGAGGGCGGCGGCAAGACCGCCGAACTGGACGGTTGGCTCCTCCGGGAGGCCGTGAAGCAGGCTGCCGAGCGGGCCGCGACCGGGCTCGTGGTACCCGTGATCGTGCGGGTGAGCGCCCGGCGGCTGCTGGACCGCTCGATTCCGCCGGGCTCCGTGGAGGTGCTGCTGACCCGGAAGGGGCTGCCGCCCGGGGCCCTGGTCATCGAGGTGTCCGAGACGGAACCCGGGCTCTGCCTGGAAGAGCTGGAGCGGCGTCTGGCCGCGCTCAGCAGACTCGGGGTGCGGATCGCGCTGGACGGCTTCGGCAGCGGATACGCGGCCGTCACGGCCCTCAGGCGGCTTCCCGTGGACATCCTCAAGCTTGACCGCGGCCTGGTCGACGGGATCGTGGAGTCCGCACGGCTGCACAAGATCACTGGTGGCCTGCTGCGCATCGCCGGCGACCTCGGGCTGCAGTCCGTGGCCGAGGGCGTCGACCTCCCCGAACAGGTGGCCGCCCTACGTGCGATGGGCTGCACACACGGTCAGGGAGCAGCCTTCGCGGGTCCGCTGGACGAGTACCGGTTACGCCGGGCGCTCGGATCCGGCCACTATCCCGTGCCGCATGCCCCGGCCGAACCGGCGTTCGCGGGCAAGAGCGCGGGGGTGTATGCGGGAGGTGTTCCAGCTGTCTTCGGAGGCGGCAGTTCCCTTCGTTCACATTCTGAGACGCCTGTCCCACCCACTTGACACGTAGTGCGTGCCGGGGGGAGGGTCAGTGCCATGCGCACCCGAATTCTCGTACTTGGAACGCGCGTCGGCTGAGCTGGGACCCACCGGAGGGCGATCCGGAATCCCCAGCGACCTTCACCGGCGCGCTCCCCTCGCTTGCCTTACGGCACGAGGGGTTTTTTGTTGCACGAGTGCCGTTCGTGCAGCGCTTGAACTCCGCCCGAACCTCGCAAAAACCCTCAGCATCGAGAAGAGAATGCCGATGACCGAGCAGGCCACCGGGGCCCACCATCCGCAGCCGCGGCCCCGTTCCGGAGGACAGCAGTCCGCACCCGTCGAGCACGTCACGGGTGCGCGGTCCCTCATCCGCTCCCTTGAGGAGGTCGGCGCGGACACGGTATTCGGCATTCCCGGTGGTGCGATCCTCCCGGCGTACGACCCGCTGATGGATTCCACCCGGGTGCGGCACGTCCTGGTCCGCCACGAACAGGGCGCCGGCCACGCGGCCACGGGTTACGCGCAGGCCACCGGGAAGGTCGGCGTCTGCATGGCCACGTCCGGCCCCGGTGCGACGAATCTGGTCACGCCGATCGCCGATGCGCACATGGACTCGGTGCCGATGGTGGCGATCACCGGCCAGGTGGCGTCCTCGTCCATCGGCACAGATGCCTTCCAGGAAGCGGACATCGTCGGCATCACCATGCCGATCACCAAGCACAACTTCCTTGTCACCAAGGCCGCGGACATCCCGCGGGTCATCGCGCAGGCCTTCCACATCGCCTCCACGGGGCGTCCGGGACCGGTTCTGGTCGACATCGCCAAGGACGCCCTCCAGGCGAAGACCACCTTCTCCTGGCCGCCGGTGATGGACCTGCCCGGCTACCGTCCGGTGACCAAGCCGCACGCCAAGCAGATCCGCGAAGCGGCGAAGCTGATCACCACCGCCAGGCGTCCCGTCCTCTACGTCGGCGGTGGCGTCCTCAAGGCGCAGGCCACCGCCGAGCTGAAGGTCCTCGCCGAAATCACCGGAGCGCCCGTCACCACCACTTTGATGGCGCTCGGCGCATTCCCCGACAGCCACCCGCTGCATGTGGGAATGCCGGGCATGCACGGTGCGGTCACCGCCGTCACCGCGCTGCAGAAGGCCGACCTGATCGTCGCCCTCGGTGCCCGCTTCGACGACCGCGTCACCGGCAAGCTGGACAGTTTCGCCCCGTACGCCAAGATCGTGCACGCGGACATCGACCCGGCCGAG contains:
- a CDS encoding putative bifunctional diguanylate cyclase/phosphodiesterase, with the protein product MSALPTVTTGSDEAVRAPHPHEALPPGRPAPHGSARLTEQLIVALVCAGYAVGAAFGWGADELRLIMGDFGLSAAAGVAAVSCFLYARNARVRFRSAWLLFALSSAMAALGNLVWGWYEVVLGRPVPSPSYADLFFLCFAPPAIVGLLVLAKRPVTRAGWICLTLDAWLIGGSLLTLSWSLALAQAARFDGPSVAHTALSLAYPLLDIALVSMVLALHFRRAPGNRTAVNTAIGALALTVMCDALFTSPLLHSSYRSGQLLDAGWFAGSLLLAYAPWAAPRHRDAREAHVPDGRTRVVHEHLPGQRNTAHPHVPVLTEGRDHRRYLAGRPITGSLAALAPYLAAAVCTLGILYNVLNGRRPDHVVLVTAGGVVLALVIRQGIMLLDNITLTQELAQKENHFRSLVQGSSDVIMIAAPNGILRYVSPAAAGVYGRSAEELVGTELAALIHPEDLGCVVHEVRRFLAANPLDEPTTRIECRFRSGAGGWLNVESTVNRHHGGLIFNSRDVTERVRLQAQLQHNAEHDPLTDLPNRALFTRRVQQALSGRRATDRGAALRGTAVLFIDLDGFKAVNDTIGHQAGDELLVQAARRLQDAVRQGDTASRLGGDEFAALIAGDGTRDRAARERNILELADRLRGTLSQPYAIGGNDVRVNASIGVAFAEPGLDAGALLRNADLAMYRAKSAGKGRVELYRPQMQQDVVRKAELATRLRAALHDGEFTLLHQPVVCLDSGRITAVSAQARWRSSQGVLFTPTEFLRVTEGGGKTAELDGWLLREAVKQAAERAATGLVVPVIVRVSARRLLDRSIPPGSVEVLLTRKGLPPGALVIEVSETEPGLCLEELERRLAALSRLGVRIALDGFGSGYAAVTALRRLPVDILKLDRGLVDGIVESARLHKITGGLLRIAGDLGLQSVAEGVDLPEQVAALRAMGCTHGQGAAFAGPLDEYRLRRALGSGHYPVPHAPAEPAFAGKSAGVYAGGVPAVFGGGSSLRSHSETPVPPT
- a CDS encoding acetolactate synthase large subunit; this encodes MTEQATGAHHPQPRPRSGGQQSAPVEHVTGARSLIRSLEEVGADTVFGIPGGAILPAYDPLMDSTRVRHVLVRHEQGAGHAATGYAQATGKVGVCMATSGPGATNLVTPIADAHMDSVPMVAITGQVASSSIGTDAFQEADIVGITMPITKHNFLVTKAADIPRVIAQAFHIASTGRPGPVLVDIAKDALQAKTTFSWPPVMDLPGYRPVTKPHAKQIREAAKLITTARRPVLYVGGGVLKAQATAELKVLAEITGAPVTTTLMALGAFPDSHPLHVGMPGMHGAVTAVTALQKADLIVALGARFDDRVTGKLDSFAPYAKIVHADIDPAEIGKNRVADVPIVGDAREVIADLVQAVQKEHSEGHKGDYTAWWSDLNRWRDTYPLGYDQPEDGSLSPQQVIERIGQLAPEGTVFAAGVGQHQMWAAHFVQYEQPATWLNSGGAGTMGYAVPAAMGAKAGMPDRMVWAIDGDGCFQMTNQELTTCALNNIPIKVAVINNGALGMVRQWQTLFYNQRYSNTVLHSGPEDVNPQARGTRVPDFVKLSEAMGCVGLRCERPEDLDKVIAEANSINDRPVVVDFIVHEDAMVWPMVAAGTSNDEIMAARDVRPDFGDNEDD